From a region of the Nonlabens sp. Hel1_33_55 genome:
- a CDS encoding efflux RND transporter permease subunit — protein MHKLLSFDFWNYVARLILRNRVLILIVLALATIALATQWKNLQFTHTEANLLPDDHPVNVEYNRFLDQFGEEGNLIILGIEDSQLDTYGKFNAWNKLADSIATFPEIDLVLSTANLPELIKSEDGSVFEIKPFVEREIASNQELDTIKKRLYSDLPFYKNLIYSEKDSVLRTAIYLKKDIVNTQARKDFVLNNLQPLIDSQDLDIKVSGMPYIRTLNAKNIVDEIGIFLLAALLITSGIFFFFFRSWRATFISIVTVVIGVMWAFGILGLFEYEITVLTALIPPLIIVIGIPNCIFLINKYQQEIKKHGNQAKSLQRVITKIGNATLMTNITTASGFATFIFTESTLLKEFGIVASICIISIFLISLMLIPIIYSYLPLPKERHLEHLRKRWIGAFVNWMENMVRNHRIAIYISSVVVLIASFIGMYQIRISGSLIEDMPKGAQFYKDIKFFEESFDGIMPVEILVDMKSKEGVTKSKNLKRLERLEEHIIETPELSRPLSVVSLVKYSKQAFYGGDPEFYDLPTSNERMFMAPLMQNSGTDIGLMSSYVDSTGQIARVTTFMKDMGTDRMERVEENLIAQVNTIFPAENYDTLVTGKALVFQKGTNYLINNLIISLSLAIILIAIFMAFMFRSYKMILVSLIPNLLPLLITAGLMGFIGVPIKPSTILVFSIAFGISVDDTIHFLAKYRQELIANDWKIKKSVYGALRETGVSMFYTSIVLFFGFSTFTISSFGGTVALGALVSATLLFAMLANLLLLPSMLLSFEGEFTNKETIKKPAFPIIAKDIDEEE, from the coding sequence ATGCATAAGTTATTGAGCTTTGATTTTTGGAATTATGTTGCGCGATTGATCCTGCGCAATAGAGTTTTGATCTTGATCGTATTGGCGCTAGCCACTATCGCCCTAGCCACACAATGGAAAAATTTACAATTCACTCACACAGAAGCTAATCTACTACCAGACGATCATCCTGTAAATGTTGAATACAATAGGTTCCTGGACCAATTTGGTGAAGAAGGTAACTTGATCATATTGGGAATTGAGGATTCTCAACTCGATACCTATGGGAAATTTAATGCTTGGAATAAACTAGCAGATAGCATTGCTACTTTTCCAGAGATTGATCTGGTACTTTCCACTGCAAATCTTCCAGAACTGATAAAATCTGAAGATGGTTCCGTATTTGAAATCAAGCCTTTTGTAGAGCGTGAAATCGCTTCCAATCAGGAGTTGGACACCATTAAAAAGAGGTTGTACAGCGATTTACCGTTTTACAAAAACCTTATTTATTCAGAAAAGGATAGCGTACTAAGAACTGCGATCTATTTAAAGAAGGATATTGTAAACACACAGGCTCGCAAAGATTTCGTACTTAACAATCTACAGCCACTCATAGATTCTCAAGATCTTGACATCAAGGTCTCGGGAATGCCCTACATACGCACGCTGAATGCTAAAAATATTGTCGATGAAATAGGCATCTTTTTGCTGGCTGCGCTTCTAATCACTTCGGGTATTTTTTTCTTTTTCTTTAGATCATGGCGCGCGACGTTTATTTCCATTGTAACCGTGGTCATTGGGGTAATGTGGGCATTTGGGATTCTAGGTCTGTTTGAATATGAAATTACGGTACTTACAGCTTTGATTCCGCCGTTGATTATTGTGATCGGTATTCCCAACTGTATATTCTTGATCAATAAGTACCAGCAGGAAATAAAGAAACACGGTAATCAAGCCAAATCACTACAAAGAGTTATTACCAAAATTGGTAATGCTACCCTGATGACCAACATCACGACAGCCAGTGGTTTTGCCACATTCATTTTTACAGAAAGTACACTTCTCAAAGAATTTGGTATTGTCGCATCTATTTGCATCATTTCCATTTTCCTGATCAGTTTGATGTTGATTCCCATCATCTACAGCTACCTACCATTACCTAAAGAGCGTCACCTGGAGCATCTTAGAAAAAGATGGATAGGCGCCTTTGTGAACTGGATGGAAAACATGGTGCGCAACCATAGAATCGCTATTTATATTTCTAGTGTGGTTGTTTTGATCGCCAGTTTTATAGGAATGTATCAAATACGTATTTCGGGTAGTTTGATTGAGGACATGCCCAAGGGCGCTCAATTTTACAAAGACATCAAGTTTTTTGAAGAAAGTTTTGACGGGATAATGCCTGTAGAAATTCTGGTAGATATGAAGTCTAAAGAAGGCGTCACTAAATCCAAAAACCTCAAGAGACTAGAACGCCTGGAAGAACATATTATCGAGACCCCAGAACTTTCAAGACCACTTTCAGTAGTGAGTCTAGTCAAATATTCCAAGCAGGCATTTTATGGTGGTGATCCAGAGTTCTACGATCTACCTACTAGTAATGAGCGCATGTTTATGGCGCCATTGATGCAAAATAGCGGTACCGACATAGGCTTGATGTCCAGCTATGTGGATAGTACAGGCCAGATTGCTAGAGTCACAACTTTCATGAAAGACATGGGAACCGACCGCATGGAACGTGTGGAAGAGAATCTGATCGCTCAGGTAAACACCATTTTCCCAGCAGAGAATTATGACACGCTGGTAACAGGAAAAGCACTGGTCTTTCAAAAGGGAACCAACTATTTGATCAATAATCTGATCATCTCGCTGTCATTAGCCATCATTTTGATTGCCATATTCATGGCGTTTATGTTCCGCTCTTATAAGATGATTCTGGTATCACTTATTCCCAACTTATTACCATTACTTATTACAGCTGGATTGATGGGCTTCATTGGCGTTCCCATAAAACCATCTACGATTCTGGTATTTTCTATCGCCTTCGGGATATCTGTGGATGATACGATCCACTTTCTGGCCAAATACCGTCAGGAACTCATAGCAAACGATTGGAAGATCAAGAAATCTGTTTATGGTGCGCTGCGGGAAACTGGCGTGAGCATGTTTTACACATCCATCGTGCTGTTTTTTGGATTTAGCACGTTTACTATATCCAGTTTTGGCGGTACGGTCGCGCTGGGAGCACTCGTGAGTGCCACGCTCCTATTTGCCATGCTTGCAAATCTTCTGCTACTTCCTAGCATGTTGTTGTCGTTTGAAGGTGAATTTACCAATAAGGAAACCATTAAGAAACCGGCGTTTCCTATTATCGCAAAAGATATTGATGAAGAAGAGTAG
- the asnS gene encoding asparagine--tRNA ligase, giving the protein MKRIDALLKSDPSLHETTVKGWVRSFRNDRFIALNDGSCLANLQCVIEPENFDRELLDQINIAAAVEVTGTLVESAGSGQKVELQTTKVKVLAPADPEDVKKTVLSPKRHNLETLREQAHLRVRTNTFGAVMRVRAALSFAVHRYFQEKGFYQAHTPILTGSDAEGAGEMFRVSTLDPKNIPLTEDGKVDYKKDFFGKESNLTVSGQLEAETYAIGLGQVYTFGPTFRAENSNTSRHLAEFWMIEPEVAFNDLNDNMDLAEEFIKDVIEYTMKNCAEDIEFLENRLTQEEKSKPEADRSPMPLREKLEFVLKNNFKRVSYTEAIEILKSSKPNKKKKFQYLIEEWGADLQSEHERFLVEKHFKCPVILFDYPAKIKAFYMRLNEKDKDGRETVRAMDILFPGIGEIVGGSQREERYDVLKQKMETMGIPEEELWWYLEMRKFGSVTHSGFGLGFERLVLFVTGMTNIRDVIPYPRTPGSAAF; this is encoded by the coding sequence ATGAAGAGAATAGACGCGCTACTTAAATCAGATCCATCATTGCACGAGACCACCGTAAAAGGTTGGGTGCGCAGTTTTAGAAACGATCGTTTCATTGCATTAAATGACGGTTCTTGTCTGGCAAATCTTCAATGTGTGATTGAACCAGAGAATTTTGACAGAGAATTGCTGGATCAGATCAATATTGCCGCTGCTGTTGAAGTGACTGGAACCTTAGTAGAAAGTGCTGGTAGTGGTCAAAAAGTAGAGCTGCAAACCACTAAAGTGAAAGTTCTCGCACCTGCAGATCCAGAGGATGTAAAGAAAACAGTGCTCTCGCCAAAACGCCACAATCTAGAAACATTGCGTGAGCAGGCGCACTTGAGAGTCCGCACCAATACCTTTGGCGCCGTGATGCGCGTGCGTGCAGCATTATCTTTTGCTGTTCATAGATACTTTCAGGAAAAAGGATTCTATCAGGCACACACACCTATTCTAACTGGTAGTGATGCAGAAGGTGCTGGTGAGATGTTTCGTGTGTCTACTCTAGATCCTAAAAACATACCGCTTACAGAAGATGGCAAAGTGGATTATAAGAAAGACTTTTTTGGCAAGGAATCTAATCTTACAGTTTCTGGACAACTAGAGGCTGAGACTTATGCCATAGGTTTGGGTCAAGTTTATACATTCGGACCAACATTTAGAGCTGAAAACTCAAACACCTCTCGTCACCTCGCCGAATTCTGGATGATTGAACCAGAGGTTGCCTTCAATGATCTAAACGATAACATGGATCTTGCCGAAGAGTTCATCAAAGATGTGATCGAGTATACCATGAAAAATTGTGCTGAGGATATTGAGTTTTTAGAAAACCGATTGACTCAGGAAGAAAAGTCAAAACCAGAAGCAGATCGCAGCCCAATGCCACTGCGCGAAAAACTAGAATTTGTTCTAAAGAATAATTTCAAACGAGTCTCTTACACAGAGGCGATTGAGATATTGAAAAGCTCTAAGCCTAATAAAAAGAAAAAATTCCAATACCTCATTGAAGAATGGGGCGCAGACCTACAGTCAGAACATGAGCGTTTTCTAGTAGAGAAGCACTTCAAATGTCCTGTCATTTTATTTGATTACCCTGCTAAAATCAAAGCGTTTTATATGCGCTTGAATGAAAAGGATAAAGATGGTCGTGAGACTGTACGCGCGATGGATATCCTTTTCCCAGGAATAGGTGAAATCGTTGGTGGATCGCAGCGTGAAGAGCGTTATGATGTACTAAAACAAAAGATGGAAACCATGGGAATCCCAGAAGAGGAACTGTGGTGGTACCTAGAGATGCGCAAATTTGGTAGTGTAACACACAGTGGTTTTGGGCTTGGGTTTGAGAGACTGGTATTGTTTGTTACAGGTATGACCAACATTAGAGACGTGATTCCTTATCCGCGTACGCCTGGTAGTGCGGCTTTTTAA
- a CDS encoding DUF5686 family protein, whose protein sequence is MRFLFLFYIFLASFFGYGQQDSISNSETQLVNDIIKAEASNNPQLKFSQFEYESYENLKITGDPEAITGPGYKKTELRKTIKQTQVFYAEKTSNYIYSDQYGLKEQITAADMPGFNEPVYPIYNINFQSSSAYQSPYIIFDNKYINPVSMQGLNNYLYAKGADSLINGREVVKLNFMPIKENNPAALEGQLFIDKETLAIARAVYTTTGDLNVQAIHNFEYQDELDIWFNTERFLSIKKEKDKKELELFGARFQVGIEKTDKKKTTNEDLYVFLKAINYNFTDNLKTEYGRRGLTKEVLDEAIKKPAEYWEPYRTRSNNTDDEFASYKNIDSVVVATNITKKLETLDKFKVGYYPVGFFDIDLKYLIKYNNYEAFRLGIGGTTNEKLSEHYRLGGYVAYGTKDRKLKYNVNAGYRLNKEKNTWLNVYHTDDINEFAAESFLTDARVYSLFEPRLVNIPTFYLYREYGLSLQERLVPSVISEVSLSRKRIDQTTPYIFQLGDTSYSDYVLTELKLGVRWSPYSEFMRTPNGYEESIKGFPVLSAQLTKGFSDVIDSDFNYVKVSAKASYTRLHSNKSSTEFSLEGHYASGEVPLTHLFHAYPNAPNKDRVLQRFSVAGRRSFETMYFNEFFSDKIAVGQVKHEFAPFIIAPYLQPELVLITRYALGDLDDQQQHLNIEFDTLDKGYLESGFELNKLIYGFGLSAAYRYGAYHLPQFEDNLSIKFTFYLEL, encoded by the coding sequence ATGAGGTTCCTTTTTTTATTCTACATTTTTCTAGCGAGCTTTTTTGGTTATGGTCAACAAGATTCTATTTCAAATTCTGAGACCCAACTTGTAAATGATATTATCAAAGCGGAAGCATCGAATAATCCGCAGTTGAAATTTTCTCAATTTGAATATGAAAGTTACGAAAACTTAAAAATTACTGGAGACCCAGAAGCCATTACTGGTCCAGGCTACAAAAAAACCGAGTTGCGCAAAACCATCAAGCAAACACAGGTTTTCTATGCAGAAAAGACGTCCAACTACATTTATTCTGACCAATACGGCTTAAAAGAACAAATCACAGCTGCAGATATGCCTGGCTTTAACGAACCTGTATATCCTATTTATAACATCAATTTCCAGTCTTCCAGCGCCTATCAATCGCCCTACATTATTTTTGATAACAAATACATCAACCCTGTCTCAATGCAGGGTTTGAATAATTATTTATACGCAAAAGGAGCAGATTCATTGATCAATGGACGCGAGGTGGTCAAGCTCAATTTCATGCCAATTAAGGAGAATAATCCAGCAGCGTTGGAAGGTCAACTATTCATAGATAAGGAAACCCTGGCTATTGCAAGAGCTGTTTACACAACTACCGGTGATTTAAATGTGCAGGCCATACATAATTTTGAGTATCAAGATGAATTAGACATCTGGTTCAATACAGAACGATTTCTTTCCATTAAAAAGGAAAAAGATAAAAAGGAACTGGAGCTGTTTGGTGCTAGGTTCCAAGTTGGTATTGAGAAAACAGATAAGAAGAAAACGACTAATGAAGATCTTTATGTATTTCTGAAGGCTATCAATTACAACTTTACAGATAACTTAAAAACAGAATACGGTCGTCGCGGTCTCACAAAAGAAGTCCTCGATGAAGCCATTAAAAAACCTGCGGAATATTGGGAACCTTACAGAACAAGGTCTAACAATACAGACGACGAGTTTGCGTCTTACAAGAATATTGATAGCGTCGTCGTTGCTACCAATATCACCAAAAAACTGGAAACTCTGGACAAATTCAAAGTGGGTTATTATCCTGTCGGGTTCTTTGATATTGACCTGAAATATTTGATCAAGTACAATAACTACGAGGCATTCAGATTGGGAATAGGCGGTACTACAAATGAGAAATTATCTGAACATTACCGGTTAGGTGGTTACGTTGCTTATGGAACTAAAGACCGTAAATTGAAATACAATGTAAACGCTGGTTACAGACTCAATAAAGAAAAAAACACATGGCTCAATGTTTATCACACAGATGATATCAATGAATTTGCTGCAGAATCCTTCTTGACTGACGCTCGAGTTTATTCCCTCTTTGAACCTCGTTTGGTCAATATCCCAACATTTTATTTGTACCGCGAGTATGGTCTATCACTCCAGGAACGACTGGTACCATCAGTGATTAGTGAAGTTTCGCTTTCGCGAAAGCGAATTGATCAAACAACACCTTACATATTTCAATTAGGTGATACCTCTTATTCAGATTACGTTTTAACCGAGCTGAAACTAGGTGTTAGATGGAGCCCATACAGCGAGTTTATGCGCACACCAAATGGGTATGAAGAAAGTATCAAGGGTTTTCCTGTCTTAAGCGCACAACTTACCAAAGGGTTTAGTGATGTAATAGATTCTGACTTTAACTATGTCAAAGTCTCTGCAAAAGCATCTTACACGAGACTGCATTCCAACAAATCAAGCACAGAATTTTCTTTAGAAGGTCATTATGCAAGTGGTGAGGTTCCTTTAACACATTTATTTCATGCCTATCCCAATGCTCCTAATAAGGACAGAGTTTTACAACGCTTTTCTGTAGCAGGTCGTCGCAGTTTTGAAACCATGTACTTTAATGAGTTTTTCTCTGATAAGATAGCCGTAGGTCAAGTGAAGCATGAGTTTGCGCCCTTTATAATTGCACCTTATCTACAACCAGAATTGGTTTTAATCACTAGATATGCCTTAGGCGATCTAGATGATCAACAGCAACACCTCAATATTGAATTTGACACCTTGGACAAAGGTTACCTAGAAAGTGGTTTTGAACTTAACAAATTAATCTATGGGTTTGGCTTAAGCGCTGCTTACAGATATGGTGCCTATCATTTACCGCAGTTCGAAGATAACCTTTCCATCAAATTTACTTTTTACCTAGAGCTCTAG